Genomic window (Roseivirga sp. 4D4):
ATGGAATGTGAGGATTATCAATACCATACTTCTCGTTATACTTTTCATTATTCAACACAGACCAAACAGCTCCACCATGAATGGCAAGCACCACTTTCATATTCTCTTTTTTCACACCTCCCATACCATGCAAATTCAAGAGTCTTGCCACATTGGAAATTGAATAAAACGGGTCATCCACTTTTGAAGAACCAGTAGCGACATCTATGATTACCTTATACTCCATATTCGGATCAGGCTTCTCAGTAGCATGGGGTGCATCGAAAATCCCTCCATAACTTTTGATTATCGGGTTCACCATTTCTTGTGCTTCAATAGCATTGACTGCAAACAAGAAGATTATTACGGGAAGAATTAGTTTAATACGGATCATAGGATGACTAATTTATCTTGATCACTCAATAGAGTGAATTTTCAAGACTTAATCAATCATTCTTTTTTAAGATCCACCCATCTTGAAAAATGAATAACCTTTGAGTTGATAGGTGCTCATTACGGTCAAAGCGGAAGTTGCAATTTTCACCTGAGGAACGACATCTTCGGGTTGATGCCCAAACATGTTCAAAGATTGACCACAAACGATCATCTCCACTCCTGCTTCCTCTAAAGCTTCATAGAACTTCACATAGGGACTCTCCACTTTATACTTCTTCTCATAAGCCTCTGCATTGATTACAGAGTTAGTAGCCGCAGCGTGAATAACAACAGTTACATTGAGGTTCTCGGGTTTAACTCCACCAATGGCATGAAGGTTAATCAAGCGTGCCACATTATTAGCATAAAAGTTCAAGCGTCCAGGCTTCTTCATGTCATGGACTATTTCAATTAAAATCTTGTACTCCATATCAGGATCTGGAGTCACTGCCACATTCTCTAAATCCAGAATTCTTCCATAATCTTTGATGATTGGGTTAGCCCACTTCTTGTCTTGTGCGAAAGAGGCACTAGCAATTGAGAGTAGAAAAAATGTGAGGGTAAGTGTCTTGATCTTCATGTGATGGATTTAGCAAAATAATTACGAGATAATCCGCTTCGATATCAAACCGACTGTGGAAAACACTGTGTTATAACGAGTGCATTGAAATCAAGTTTTACTTGCTATAATATACCAATTGGTATATTTTTAGCCTTGAAATGAAAAAGTCAGATAGAACCAAGGCATATATCATTGAAAAGGTAGCTCCTATCTTTAACAAAAAGGGGGTCTATGGAACCAGCTTGTCAGACATGACTGATGTTACGGGTCTAACAAAAGGCGCTATCTATGGCAATTTTGCCAGTAAAGATGCGCTGGCAATGGCCTGCTTTGAATACAATCTGAGGTTTCTTCAAAAAGGGCTTTACAAATCCATCGCCATCAATGGTAGCGCCATTGATAAACTTGGTGCTTTAGTGAACTTCTATCAACAGCATTACGGTGATGTAGCCGAAAATGGCGGTTGCCCATTAATGAATAGTGCTATTGAAACTGATGATGCCCATCCTCTGTTAAGAGACAAGGTTCAAACAACCTTCAGCCTTTGGCGTAAAGAAATCACAAGTATAGTGGTAGAAAGTCAGCGGAAAATGGAGATTAATCCTTTGGCTGATCCATCCCGTTTTTCGAACACATTCATTGCAATGCTTGAAGGCGGTATTCTGGTAGCGAAAACAATGGATTCGCCAGAATACTTTAATGAGGTGACGAATAGCTTGCTGACATTCATTCAATCGAATTTAGAAATTAAGAATCATGCGTAGAGTAGTTGTAACAGGAATGGGAGCTCTGACTCCTATAGGAAATAACCTTGAGGACTTTTGGACAAATCTAAAGAATGGTCAGAGTGGAGCTGCGCCCATCACAAGATTCGATACATCCAAGTTCAAAACACACTTTGCCTGTGAGTTGAAAGACTTTGACCTTAACGATTACATTCCAAAGAGCGAGTCTAGGCGGTATGACAAATTTACTTCCTATGCACTGGTAGCTGTTGAAGAAGCGATCAAGAACGGTGGAATCGACTTTGAAACGCTTGATCGAAATAGATTTGGTGTTATTTGGGGCTCAGGTAATGGGGGGATTGAAACTTTTACCGAAGAGATGATAGAGTTTGTAAAGAATGGTGAAACCCCTCGTTTCAATCCGTTCTTCATTCCGAAAATCATTGCCGACATTGCTTCAGGAATCATCTCCATTAAATATGGACTCAGAGGACCTAATTTCACCACAATATCAGCTTGTGCGACTTCCACAACCGCAATAATCGATGCCTTCAATCACATAAGATGGGGCAAAGCCGACATGATTGTAACAGGTGGCTCCGAAGCTCCAATTACCATTGCTGGTCTGGGTGGCTTTAATGCCTCCAGAGCATTATCCACCAACAACGATGACCCCTCCGGGGCTTCGAAGCCCTTTGACGTTAATCGAGATGGTTTTGTTATGGGCGAAGGAGCTGGTGCATTGATATTGGAATCCCTGGAGCATGCCCAAGCAAGAGGAGCACACATCTATGGCGAAGTAGTCGGAGGTGGAATGGCAGCAGATGCTTACCATCTGACCGGCACTCATCCCGATGGTGAAGGCGCCTACCTAGGCATGAACGAAGCCCTAAGAGAAGCTGAAATTACGGCAAGTGATATTGACTATATCAACATGCATGCTACCTCTACTCCCATGGGCGATGTCAGTGAATTAAAGGCTATCGCGAGGGTTTTTGGAGAAAACCCAGACTTGAATATTAGTGCTACAAAGTCAATGACAGGCCACCTTTTGGGTGCCGCAGGTGCGATTGAGGCGATTGCAAGCATCATGGCAACAGTGGATGACATGATCCCTCCTACAATTAACACAACCGAAGTTGAACCGGATTGGGCGGATAAGTATGATTTAACCCTTGGCGAGGCTCAGAAAAGAACTGTCAATTACGCCATGAGCAATACCTTTGGTTTTGGAGGACACATTGCCACAGCAATTTTCAAGAAGTATAAAGCTTAATAGAAAATAACCTCAACCTTTGGTTGTGCTGCTTTGAGGGATGAGATGTCCTTTGCGTTTAGTTTGCTATTAAAGCAAATCACTTGTTTTAACTCTGGAAGCAAAAAGAGTCCATCAAGTCTGGCTACCCGGGTATTGGAGCAATCTACTACTTCGAGGTTTACCAGTCTTTCAAGGCCTCTCAGCCTTTTTACGGTAGTGCCTGAGAAATTAACTTTCTTCAGTTTTATCATCACCGATAAATCACTGAGGTCCGTGACAGCTGTATTACTGATATTCAGTTCAGTCAACTCCTCAAACCTTAATACAGAGTTCAAATCATTGAATGGAGTTTCTG
Coding sequences:
- a CDS encoding DsrE family protein — encoded protein: MIRIKLILPVIIFLFAVNAIEAQEMVNPIIKSYGGIFDAPHATEKPDPNMEYKVIIDVATGSSKVDDPFYSISNVARLLNLHGMGGVKKENMKVVLAIHGGAVWSVLNNEKYNEKYGIDNPHIPLFKELQEAGVKIFVCSQSMMGRNIDHTKLAPGLETATSMLTTMTTYQLKGYAALKF
- a CDS encoding DsrE family protein: MKIKTLTLTFFLLSIASASFAQDKKWANPIIKDYGRILDLENVAVTPDPDMEYKILIEIVHDMKKPGRLNFYANNVARLINLHAIGGVKPENLNVTVVIHAAATNSVINAEAYEKKYKVESPYVKFYEALEEAGVEMIVCGQSLNMFGHQPEDVVPQVKIATSALTVMSTYQLKGYSFFKMGGS
- a CDS encoding TetR/AcrR family transcriptional regulator; amino-acid sequence: MKKSDRTKAYIIEKVAPIFNKKGVYGTSLSDMTDVTGLTKGAIYGNFASKDALAMACFEYNLRFLQKGLYKSIAINGSAIDKLGALVNFYQQHYGDVAENGGCPLMNSAIETDDAHPLLRDKVQTTFSLWRKEITSIVVESQRKMEINPLADPSRFSNTFIAMLEGGILVAKTMDSPEYFNEVTNSLLTFIQSNLEIKNHA
- the fabF gene encoding beta-ketoacyl-ACP synthase II, with protein sequence MRRVVVTGMGALTPIGNNLEDFWTNLKNGQSGAAPITRFDTSKFKTHFACELKDFDLNDYIPKSESRRYDKFTSYALVAVEEAIKNGGIDFETLDRNRFGVIWGSGNGGIETFTEEMIEFVKNGETPRFNPFFIPKIIADIASGIISIKYGLRGPNFTTISACATSTTAIIDAFNHIRWGKADMIVTGGSEAPITIAGLGGFNASRALSTNNDDPSGASKPFDVNRDGFVMGEGAGALILESLEHAQARGAHIYGEVVGGGMAADAYHLTGTHPDGEGAYLGMNEALREAEITASDIDYINMHATSTPMGDVSELKAIARVFGENPDLNISATKSMTGHLLGAAGAIEAIASIMATVDDMIPPTINTTEVEPDWADKYDLTLGEAQKRTVNYAMSNTFGFGGHIATAIFKKYKA